A genomic window from Scophthalmus maximus strain ysfricsl-2021 chromosome 17, ASM2237912v1, whole genome shotgun sequence includes:
- the LOC118288900 gene encoding uncharacterized protein LOC118288900 isoform X5, which yields MTSLVVATRGSSCCVPVYLGTRTTDVAVVIFFLPPSRNSTRRTQQPEPGVEESDCVDDAAAADADADTSPGEKEDIELLEQALEKALRIRTGFGTSKTDPDRHKQSRPVKELGASVVTSQSSAPSTGSQSTSKSASITRKDHKKPGLSVSSTRGSRRSASNNPRQSKTTHKRSTIQNNPVSSAEVVHHQAARKLQGAGSAFGTLDHISTLHSKNKTIKRSVLSVDDPGKSTPSPNNTVPFSHTDESGAHGLLQRSGIPNEQITKWKSLRNKQNRLWDKVFALQRNPVPESSYFMERMTTTFPKDWPCGSLDQTTAPDDKLIHLGHELTHPCQTKEPLAKVTPEAATELGTRKNKYDSCLTADPVTQELETWDRWRPGGGPLCPTGANSLWEDGMITPLPLTITYTTEAELQELEKLRMRVALLQQEINLEQALLENLSPQLSSIAPGPGCPNPSVLRDMYSLLGEGGERFPATVLDSESD from the exons ATGACGTCTTTGGTTGTGGCAACACGAGGGAGCAgttgctgcgttccagtttacctcggaactcggaccaCGGATGTCGcggtggtgatttttttcctacctccgagtcggaattcGACTCGCAG AACACAACAACCCGAGCCGGGCGTGGAGGAGTCCGACTGTGtagatgatgctgctgctgctgatgcag ACGCAGATACCTCACCAGGGGAGAAGGAAGACATAGAATTGCTTGAGCAAGCGCTGGAGAAAGCCCTCCGGATCCGCACAGGTTTTGGAACTTCTAAAACGGACCCAGACAGACACAAGCAATCTAGACCTGTAAAGGAACTGGGAGCCTCAGTTGTTACATCACAGTCATCTGCACCGTCAACAGGAAGTCAATCCACCTCTAAATCTGCCAGCATTACCAGAAAAGATCACAAAAAACCTGGATTATCAGTATCCTCCACGCGAGGCTCCAGGCGCTCAGCTAGCAACAATCCCAGACAGtccaaaacaacacacaaaagaagCACAATCCAGAACAACCCTGTCTCATCTGCTGAGGTCGTGCATCACCAGGCAGCTAGGAAATTGCAGGGGGCTGGTTCAGCGTTTGGCACTCTTGATCACATCTCAACCTTGCACTCCAAAAACAAGACTATTAAAAGAAGCGTGCTGAGTGTTGATGACCCGGGCAAATCCACACCTTCTCCAAATAACACGGTGCCGTTTTCACATACAGATGAGTCCGGAGCACACGGCTTGCTTCAACGGAGTGG AATACCCAATGAGCAGATAACAAAATGGAAATCTTTAAGGAACAAGCAAAACAG GTTGTGGGACAAAGTTTTTGCCCTACAAAGAAACCCTGTGCCTGAGAGCAGTTACTTCATGGAGAGAATGACAACTACG TTCCCCAAGGATTGGCCGTGTGGCAGCCTAGATCAGACCACGGCTCCGGATGACAAGCTGATTCACCTTGGTCATGAGCTCACCCATCCCTGCCAGACAAAAGAGCCTCTTGCCAAAGTGACCCCAGAAGCAGCTACAGAGCTCG GTACTAGGAAAAACAAGTATGACTCATGCCTGACTGCAGACCCAGTAACACAAG AGTTGGAAACGTGGGATCGATGGAGGCCAGGGGGAGGTCCTCTCTGCCCCACTGGGGCAAATAGTCTGTGGGAAGATGGCATGATCACACCTCTGCCCCTGACTATAACCTACACAACTGAGGCAGAGCTCCAAGAGCTGGAGAAGCTGAGGATGCGGGTGGCCCTGCTGCAGCAAGAGATCAACCTGGAGCAG GCTCTGTTGGAAAACCTGTCCCCTCAGCTCTCCTCTATAGCACCTGGGCCTGGATGTCCGAACCCCAGTGTGCTGAGAGACATGTACTCCCTGCTGGGTGAAGGAGGGGAGCGATTCCCTGCCACAGTcctggactctgagtctgattGA
- the LOC118288900 gene encoding uncharacterized protein LOC118288900 isoform X1, whose translation MTSLVVATRGSSCCVPVYLGTRTTDVAVVIFFLPPSRNSTRRTQQPEPGVEESDCVDDAAAADADADTSPGEKEDIELLEQALEKALRIRTGFGTSKTDPDRHKQSRPVKELGASVVTSQSSAPSTGSQSTSKSASITRKDHKKPGLSVSSTRGSRRSASNNPRQSKTTHKRSTIQNNPVSSAEVVHHQAARKLQGAGSAFGTLDHISTLHSKNKTIKRSVLSVDDPGKSTPSPNNTVPFSHTDESGAHGLLQRSGRIPNEQITKWKSLRNKQNRLTRIYLLILSEYYTYSTVLFSFALSFLLYINFRLWDKVFALQRNPVPESSYFMERMTTTFPKDWPCGSLDQTTAPDDKLIHLGHELTHPCQTKEPLAKVTPEAATELGTRKNKYDSCLTADPVTQELETWDRWRPGGGPLCPTGANSLWEDGMITPLPLTITYTTEAELQELEKLRMRVALLQQEINLEQALLENLSPQLSSIAPGPGCPNPSVLRDMYSLLGEGGERFPATVLDSESD comes from the exons ATGACGTCTTTGGTTGTGGCAACACGAGGGAGCAgttgctgcgttccagtttacctcggaactcggaccaCGGATGTCGcggtggtgatttttttcctacctccgagtcggaattcGACTCGCAG AACACAACAACCCGAGCCGGGCGTGGAGGAGTCCGACTGTGtagatgatgctgctgctgctgatgcag ACGCAGATACCTCACCAGGGGAGAAGGAAGACATAGAATTGCTTGAGCAAGCGCTGGAGAAAGCCCTCCGGATCCGCACAGGTTTTGGAACTTCTAAAACGGACCCAGACAGACACAAGCAATCTAGACCTGTAAAGGAACTGGGAGCCTCAGTTGTTACATCACAGTCATCTGCACCGTCAACAGGAAGTCAATCCACCTCTAAATCTGCCAGCATTACCAGAAAAGATCACAAAAAACCTGGATTATCAGTATCCTCCACGCGAGGCTCCAGGCGCTCAGCTAGCAACAATCCCAGACAGtccaaaacaacacacaaaagaagCACAATCCAGAACAACCCTGTCTCATCTGCTGAGGTCGTGCATCACCAGGCAGCTAGGAAATTGCAGGGGGCTGGTTCAGCGTTTGGCACTCTTGATCACATCTCAACCTTGCACTCCAAAAACAAGACTATTAAAAGAAGCGTGCTGAGTGTTGATGACCCGGGCAAATCCACACCTTCTCCAAATAACACGGTGCCGTTTTCACATACAGATGAGTCCGGAGCACACGGCTTGCTTCAACGGAGTGG CAGAATACCCAATGAGCAGATAACAAAATGGAAATCTTTAAGGAACAAGCAAAACAGGTTGACCAGAATCTATCTGTTGATTTTGTCAGAATACTACACTTACTCCacagttttgtttagttttgcaCTGAGTTTCCTTCTGTACATTAACTTTAGGTTGTGGGACAAAGTTTTTGCCCTACAAAGAAACCCTGTGCCTGAGAGCAGTTACTTCATGGAGAGAATGACAACTACG TTCCCCAAGGATTGGCCGTGTGGCAGCCTAGATCAGACCACGGCTCCGGATGACAAGCTGATTCACCTTGGTCATGAGCTCACCCATCCCTGCCAGACAAAAGAGCCTCTTGCCAAAGTGACCCCAGAAGCAGCTACAGAGCTCG GTACTAGGAAAAACAAGTATGACTCATGCCTGACTGCAGACCCAGTAACACAAG AGTTGGAAACGTGGGATCGATGGAGGCCAGGGGGAGGTCCTCTCTGCCCCACTGGGGCAAATAGTCTGTGGGAAGATGGCATGATCACACCTCTGCCCCTGACTATAACCTACACAACTGAGGCAGAGCTCCAAGAGCTGGAGAAGCTGAGGATGCGGGTGGCCCTGCTGCAGCAAGAGATCAACCTGGAGCAG GCTCTGTTGGAAAACCTGTCCCCTCAGCTCTCCTCTATAGCACCTGGGCCTGGATGTCCGAACCCCAGTGTGCTGAGAGACATGTACTCCCTGCTGGGTGAAGGAGGGGAGCGATTCCCTGCCACAGTcctggactctgagtctgattGA
- the LOC118288900 gene encoding uncharacterized protein LOC118288900 isoform X2, translated as MTSLVVATRGSSCCVPVYLGTRTTDVAVVIFFLPPSRNSTRRTQQPEPGVEESDCVDDAAAADADADTSPGEKEDIELLEQALEKALRIRTGFGTSKTDPDRHKQSRPVKELGASVVTSQSSAPSTGSQSTSKSASITRKDHKKPGLSVSSTRGSRRSASNNPRQSKTTHKRSTIQNNPVSSAEVVHHQAARKLQGAGSAFGTLDHISTLHSKNKTIKRSVLSVDDPGKSTPSPNNTVPFSHTDESGAHGLLQRSGIPNEQITKWKSLRNKQNRLTRIYLLILSEYYTYSTVLFSFALSFLLYINFRLWDKVFALQRNPVPESSYFMERMTTTFPKDWPCGSLDQTTAPDDKLIHLGHELTHPCQTKEPLAKVTPEAATELGTRKNKYDSCLTADPVTQELETWDRWRPGGGPLCPTGANSLWEDGMITPLPLTITYTTEAELQELEKLRMRVALLQQEINLEQALLENLSPQLSSIAPGPGCPNPSVLRDMYSLLGEGGERFPATVLDSESD; from the exons ATGACGTCTTTGGTTGTGGCAACACGAGGGAGCAgttgctgcgttccagtttacctcggaactcggaccaCGGATGTCGcggtggtgatttttttcctacctccgagtcggaattcGACTCGCAG AACACAACAACCCGAGCCGGGCGTGGAGGAGTCCGACTGTGtagatgatgctgctgctgctgatgcag ACGCAGATACCTCACCAGGGGAGAAGGAAGACATAGAATTGCTTGAGCAAGCGCTGGAGAAAGCCCTCCGGATCCGCACAGGTTTTGGAACTTCTAAAACGGACCCAGACAGACACAAGCAATCTAGACCTGTAAAGGAACTGGGAGCCTCAGTTGTTACATCACAGTCATCTGCACCGTCAACAGGAAGTCAATCCACCTCTAAATCTGCCAGCATTACCAGAAAAGATCACAAAAAACCTGGATTATCAGTATCCTCCACGCGAGGCTCCAGGCGCTCAGCTAGCAACAATCCCAGACAGtccaaaacaacacacaaaagaagCACAATCCAGAACAACCCTGTCTCATCTGCTGAGGTCGTGCATCACCAGGCAGCTAGGAAATTGCAGGGGGCTGGTTCAGCGTTTGGCACTCTTGATCACATCTCAACCTTGCACTCCAAAAACAAGACTATTAAAAGAAGCGTGCTGAGTGTTGATGACCCGGGCAAATCCACACCTTCTCCAAATAACACGGTGCCGTTTTCACATACAGATGAGTCCGGAGCACACGGCTTGCTTCAACGGAGTGG AATACCCAATGAGCAGATAACAAAATGGAAATCTTTAAGGAACAAGCAAAACAGGTTGACCAGAATCTATCTGTTGATTTTGTCAGAATACTACACTTACTCCacagttttgtttagttttgcaCTGAGTTTCCTTCTGTACATTAACTTTAGGTTGTGGGACAAAGTTTTTGCCCTACAAAGAAACCCTGTGCCTGAGAGCAGTTACTTCATGGAGAGAATGACAACTACG TTCCCCAAGGATTGGCCGTGTGGCAGCCTAGATCAGACCACGGCTCCGGATGACAAGCTGATTCACCTTGGTCATGAGCTCACCCATCCCTGCCAGACAAAAGAGCCTCTTGCCAAAGTGACCCCAGAAGCAGCTACAGAGCTCG GTACTAGGAAAAACAAGTATGACTCATGCCTGACTGCAGACCCAGTAACACAAG AGTTGGAAACGTGGGATCGATGGAGGCCAGGGGGAGGTCCTCTCTGCCCCACTGGGGCAAATAGTCTGTGGGAAGATGGCATGATCACACCTCTGCCCCTGACTATAACCTACACAACTGAGGCAGAGCTCCAAGAGCTGGAGAAGCTGAGGATGCGGGTGGCCCTGCTGCAGCAAGAGATCAACCTGGAGCAG GCTCTGTTGGAAAACCTGTCCCCTCAGCTCTCCTCTATAGCACCTGGGCCTGGATGTCCGAACCCCAGTGTGCTGAGAGACATGTACTCCCTGCTGGGTGAAGGAGGGGAGCGATTCCCTGCCACAGTcctggactctgagtctgattGA
- the LOC118288900 gene encoding uncharacterized protein LOC118288900 isoform X6, producing the protein MSLLSVAEQAIESCKAEQTKIHDSIQLYRDILQSLTQQPEPGVEESDCVDDAAAADADADTSPGEKEDIELLEQALEKALRIRTGFGTSKTDPDRHKQSRPVKELGASVVTSQSSAPSTGSQSTSKSASITRKDHKKPGLSVSSTRGSRRSASNNPRQSKTTHKRSTIQNNPVSSAEVVHHQAARKLQGAGSAFGTLDHISTLHSKNKTIKRSVLSVDDPGKSTPSPNNTVPFSHTDESGAHGLLQRSGRIPNEQITKWKSLRNKQNRLWDKVFALQRNPVPESSYFMERMTTTFPKDWPCGSLDQTTAPDDKLIHLGHELTHPCQTKEPLAKVTPEAATELGTRKNKYDSCLTADPVTQELETWDRWRPGGGPLCPTGANSLWEDGMITPLPLTITYTTEAELQELEKLRMRVALLQQEINLEQALLENLSPQLSSIAPGPGCPNPSVLRDMYSLLGEGGERFPATVLDSESD; encoded by the exons ATGTCCCTGCTGTCCGTGGCCGAGCAGGCTATCGAGTCCTGCAAAGCTGAACAAACCAAGATTCATGACAGTATTCAACTGTACAGAGACATACTACAGAGTTT AACACAACAACCCGAGCCGGGCGTGGAGGAGTCCGACTGTGtagatgatgctgctgctgctgatgcag ACGCAGATACCTCACCAGGGGAGAAGGAAGACATAGAATTGCTTGAGCAAGCGCTGGAGAAAGCCCTCCGGATCCGCACAGGTTTTGGAACTTCTAAAACGGACCCAGACAGACACAAGCAATCTAGACCTGTAAAGGAACTGGGAGCCTCAGTTGTTACATCACAGTCATCTGCACCGTCAACAGGAAGTCAATCCACCTCTAAATCTGCCAGCATTACCAGAAAAGATCACAAAAAACCTGGATTATCAGTATCCTCCACGCGAGGCTCCAGGCGCTCAGCTAGCAACAATCCCAGACAGtccaaaacaacacacaaaagaagCACAATCCAGAACAACCCTGTCTCATCTGCTGAGGTCGTGCATCACCAGGCAGCTAGGAAATTGCAGGGGGCTGGTTCAGCGTTTGGCACTCTTGATCACATCTCAACCTTGCACTCCAAAAACAAGACTATTAAAAGAAGCGTGCTGAGTGTTGATGACCCGGGCAAATCCACACCTTCTCCAAATAACACGGTGCCGTTTTCACATACAGATGAGTCCGGAGCACACGGCTTGCTTCAACGGAGTGG CAGAATACCCAATGAGCAGATAACAAAATGGAAATCTTTAAGGAACAAGCAAAACAG GTTGTGGGACAAAGTTTTTGCCCTACAAAGAAACCCTGTGCCTGAGAGCAGTTACTTCATGGAGAGAATGACAACTACG TTCCCCAAGGATTGGCCGTGTGGCAGCCTAGATCAGACCACGGCTCCGGATGACAAGCTGATTCACCTTGGTCATGAGCTCACCCATCCCTGCCAGACAAAAGAGCCTCTTGCCAAAGTGACCCCAGAAGCAGCTACAGAGCTCG GTACTAGGAAAAACAAGTATGACTCATGCCTGACTGCAGACCCAGTAACACAAG AGTTGGAAACGTGGGATCGATGGAGGCCAGGGGGAGGTCCTCTCTGCCCCACTGGGGCAAATAGTCTGTGGGAAGATGGCATGATCACACCTCTGCCCCTGACTATAACCTACACAACTGAGGCAGAGCTCCAAGAGCTGGAGAAGCTGAGGATGCGGGTGGCCCTGCTGCAGCAAGAGATCAACCTGGAGCAG GCTCTGTTGGAAAACCTGTCCCCTCAGCTCTCCTCTATAGCACCTGGGCCTGGATGTCCGAACCCCAGTGTGCTGAGAGACATGTACTCCCTGCTGGGTGAAGGAGGGGAGCGATTCCCTGCCACAGTcctggactctgagtctgattGA
- the LOC118288900 gene encoding uncharacterized protein LOC118288900 isoform X4: MTSLVVATRGSSCCVPVYLGTRTTDVAVVIFFLPPSRNSTRRTQQPEPGVEESDCVDDAAAADADADTSPGEKEDIELLEQALEKALRIRTGFGTSKTDPDRHKQSRPVKELGASVVTSQSSAPSTGSQSTSKSASITRKDHKKPGLSVSSTRGSRRSASNNPRQSKTTHKRSTIQNNPVSSAEVVHHQAARKLQGAGSAFGTLDHISTLHSKNKTIKRSVLSVDDPGKSTPSPNNTVPFSHTDESGAHGLLQRSGRIPNEQITKWKSLRNKQNRLWDKVFALQRNPVPESSYFMERMTTTFPKDWPCGSLDQTTAPDDKLIHLGHELTHPCQTKEPLAKVTPEAATELGTRKNKYDSCLTADPVTQELETWDRWRPGGGPLCPTGANSLWEDGMITPLPLTITYTTEAELQELEKLRMRVALLQQEINLEQALLENLSPQLSSIAPGPGCPNPSVLRDMYSLLGEGGERFPATVLDSESD; the protein is encoded by the exons ATGACGTCTTTGGTTGTGGCAACACGAGGGAGCAgttgctgcgttccagtttacctcggaactcggaccaCGGATGTCGcggtggtgatttttttcctacctccgagtcggaattcGACTCGCAG AACACAACAACCCGAGCCGGGCGTGGAGGAGTCCGACTGTGtagatgatgctgctgctgctgatgcag ACGCAGATACCTCACCAGGGGAGAAGGAAGACATAGAATTGCTTGAGCAAGCGCTGGAGAAAGCCCTCCGGATCCGCACAGGTTTTGGAACTTCTAAAACGGACCCAGACAGACACAAGCAATCTAGACCTGTAAAGGAACTGGGAGCCTCAGTTGTTACATCACAGTCATCTGCACCGTCAACAGGAAGTCAATCCACCTCTAAATCTGCCAGCATTACCAGAAAAGATCACAAAAAACCTGGATTATCAGTATCCTCCACGCGAGGCTCCAGGCGCTCAGCTAGCAACAATCCCAGACAGtccaaaacaacacacaaaagaagCACAATCCAGAACAACCCTGTCTCATCTGCTGAGGTCGTGCATCACCAGGCAGCTAGGAAATTGCAGGGGGCTGGTTCAGCGTTTGGCACTCTTGATCACATCTCAACCTTGCACTCCAAAAACAAGACTATTAAAAGAAGCGTGCTGAGTGTTGATGACCCGGGCAAATCCACACCTTCTCCAAATAACACGGTGCCGTTTTCACATACAGATGAGTCCGGAGCACACGGCTTGCTTCAACGGAGTGG CAGAATACCCAATGAGCAGATAACAAAATGGAAATCTTTAAGGAACAAGCAAAACAG GTTGTGGGACAAAGTTTTTGCCCTACAAAGAAACCCTGTGCCTGAGAGCAGTTACTTCATGGAGAGAATGACAACTACG TTCCCCAAGGATTGGCCGTGTGGCAGCCTAGATCAGACCACGGCTCCGGATGACAAGCTGATTCACCTTGGTCATGAGCTCACCCATCCCTGCCAGACAAAAGAGCCTCTTGCCAAAGTGACCCCAGAAGCAGCTACAGAGCTCG GTACTAGGAAAAACAAGTATGACTCATGCCTGACTGCAGACCCAGTAACACAAG AGTTGGAAACGTGGGATCGATGGAGGCCAGGGGGAGGTCCTCTCTGCCCCACTGGGGCAAATAGTCTGTGGGAAGATGGCATGATCACACCTCTGCCCCTGACTATAACCTACACAACTGAGGCAGAGCTCCAAGAGCTGGAGAAGCTGAGGATGCGGGTGGCCCTGCTGCAGCAAGAGATCAACCTGGAGCAG GCTCTGTTGGAAAACCTGTCCCCTCAGCTCTCCTCTATAGCACCTGGGCCTGGATGTCCGAACCCCAGTGTGCTGAGAGACATGTACTCCCTGCTGGGTGAAGGAGGGGAGCGATTCCCTGCCACAGTcctggactctgagtctgattGA
- the LOC118288900 gene encoding uncharacterized protein LOC118288900 isoform X3 — MSLLSVAEQAIESCKAEQTKIHDSIQLYRDILQSLTQQPEPGVEESDCVDDAAAADADADTSPGEKEDIELLEQALEKALRIRTGFGTSKTDPDRHKQSRPVKELGASVVTSQSSAPSTGSQSTSKSASITRKDHKKPGLSVSSTRGSRRSASNNPRQSKTTHKRSTIQNNPVSSAEVVHHQAARKLQGAGSAFGTLDHISTLHSKNKTIKRSVLSVDDPGKSTPSPNNTVPFSHTDESGAHGLLQRSGRIPNEQITKWKSLRNKQNRLTRIYLLILSEYYTYSTVLFSFALSFLLYINFRLWDKVFALQRNPVPESSYFMERMTTTFPKDWPCGSLDQTTAPDDKLIHLGHELTHPCQTKEPLAKVTPEAATELGTRKNKYDSCLTADPVTQELETWDRWRPGGGPLCPTGANSLWEDGMITPLPLTITYTTEAELQELEKLRMRVALLQQEINLEQALLENLSPQLSSIAPGPGCPNPSVLRDMYSLLGEGGERFPATVLDSESD; from the exons ATGTCCCTGCTGTCCGTGGCCGAGCAGGCTATCGAGTCCTGCAAAGCTGAACAAACCAAGATTCATGACAGTATTCAACTGTACAGAGACATACTACAGAGTTT AACACAACAACCCGAGCCGGGCGTGGAGGAGTCCGACTGTGtagatgatgctgctgctgctgatgcag ACGCAGATACCTCACCAGGGGAGAAGGAAGACATAGAATTGCTTGAGCAAGCGCTGGAGAAAGCCCTCCGGATCCGCACAGGTTTTGGAACTTCTAAAACGGACCCAGACAGACACAAGCAATCTAGACCTGTAAAGGAACTGGGAGCCTCAGTTGTTACATCACAGTCATCTGCACCGTCAACAGGAAGTCAATCCACCTCTAAATCTGCCAGCATTACCAGAAAAGATCACAAAAAACCTGGATTATCAGTATCCTCCACGCGAGGCTCCAGGCGCTCAGCTAGCAACAATCCCAGACAGtccaaaacaacacacaaaagaagCACAATCCAGAACAACCCTGTCTCATCTGCTGAGGTCGTGCATCACCAGGCAGCTAGGAAATTGCAGGGGGCTGGTTCAGCGTTTGGCACTCTTGATCACATCTCAACCTTGCACTCCAAAAACAAGACTATTAAAAGAAGCGTGCTGAGTGTTGATGACCCGGGCAAATCCACACCTTCTCCAAATAACACGGTGCCGTTTTCACATACAGATGAGTCCGGAGCACACGGCTTGCTTCAACGGAGTGG CAGAATACCCAATGAGCAGATAACAAAATGGAAATCTTTAAGGAACAAGCAAAACAGGTTGACCAGAATCTATCTGTTGATTTTGTCAGAATACTACACTTACTCCacagttttgtttagttttgcaCTGAGTTTCCTTCTGTACATTAACTTTAGGTTGTGGGACAAAGTTTTTGCCCTACAAAGAAACCCTGTGCCTGAGAGCAGTTACTTCATGGAGAGAATGACAACTACG TTCCCCAAGGATTGGCCGTGTGGCAGCCTAGATCAGACCACGGCTCCGGATGACAAGCTGATTCACCTTGGTCATGAGCTCACCCATCCCTGCCAGACAAAAGAGCCTCTTGCCAAAGTGACCCCAGAAGCAGCTACAGAGCTCG GTACTAGGAAAAACAAGTATGACTCATGCCTGACTGCAGACCCAGTAACACAAG AGTTGGAAACGTGGGATCGATGGAGGCCAGGGGGAGGTCCTCTCTGCCCCACTGGGGCAAATAGTCTGTGGGAAGATGGCATGATCACACCTCTGCCCCTGACTATAACCTACACAACTGAGGCAGAGCTCCAAGAGCTGGAGAAGCTGAGGATGCGGGTGGCCCTGCTGCAGCAAGAGATCAACCTGGAGCAG GCTCTGTTGGAAAACCTGTCCCCTCAGCTCTCCTCTATAGCACCTGGGCCTGGATGTCCGAACCCCAGTGTGCTGAGAGACATGTACTCCCTGCTGGGTGAAGGAGGGGAGCGATTCCCTGCCACAGTcctggactctgagtctgattGA